The following proteins come from a genomic window of Natronosalvus vescus:
- a CDS encoding zinc ribbon domain-containing protein, translated as MKYCPSCGERCSNKDRFCRECGTDFSDHSTSSEKNQDQHPQKIGTVQQLRNSSKGWSILKPHTSLAETAIVLCGLALVALVFAPWINIQGGDLVNNLADSFGAGDVTPESDYAGYQTTGGLITLATATFLLVFTWIKEWDSTAALGTFMTGLFLLIGPVWHIYALAQAEAEASRHIFREAQPIEMPDGTYAPIEAVEPGFGVGWALILPVVIMAISFVYTLMAVFTKN; from the coding sequence ATGAAATATTGTCCTTCATGTGGGGAAAGGTGTTCTAATAAAGATCGGTTCTGTAGAGAATGCGGAACTGATTTTTCAGATCACTCAACTTCAAGTGAGAAGAATCAAGATCAACATCCTCAAAAAATCGGCACCGTACAACAACTGCGTAATTCGTCTAAGGGATGGTCTATTCTCAAGCCGCATACCTCTTTAGCTGAAACTGCTATTGTCCTCTGTGGCTTAGCCTTGGTTGCCCTCGTTTTTGCACCTTGGATCAATATTCAAGGTGGCGATCTCGTGAATAACCTTGCCGATTCATTTGGGGCTGGTGATGTGACCCCGGAAAGCGATTATGCAGGGTATCAAACAACCGGAGGTCTAATTACTCTGGCTACCGCGACATTCTTACTGGTCTTTACATGGATTAAAGAATGGGACAGTACTGCTGCTCTTGGAACCTTCATGACTGGATTATTTCTTTTAATTGGGCCTGTTTGGCACATTTATGCCCTTGCTCAAGCTGAAGCTGAAGCTTCTCGACACATCTTTCGAGAGGCTCAACCGATTGAGATGCCTGATGGCACTTATGCACCAATTGAAGCTGTTGAACCTGGTTTTGGAGTCGGATGGGCTTTGATATTACCTGTTGTAATCATGGCCATCTCTTTCGTTTATACTCTTATGGCAGTATTCACCAAAAACTAA
- a CDS encoding site-specific integrase, with protein MNRRNSPNFEIREATELFITRRRPDWKGETARSYRKGLDSFENFADDHDLETLDDLDLWKVGQYTDWLVQTDYARATIYSKQKMARTWLKWLESQGLVDVGTHLAIETLRLEDSEQTSSDILRPNTLREFLEFYRDSIQWRAKRCHALLEVIGHTGARRSCIRALDVQDYDPETRTLEFLNRSETGTRLKRGDTHQRKVILSETPNQVLYEYLERERYEKHDKNGRKPLFTSTRGRPTKSTITNWLYEATLPCVMRECPHSRKRHTCEWTEQSHSSKCPSSTSPHPVRRGSITWQLNIGRSIQDVADRAATTPDVIRRYYDRPDLNAELRRRITQFDGIDICEHTDPTDFEEVDA; from the coding sequence ATGAATCGTCGTAATTCTCCGAATTTCGAAATTCGTGAGGCGACGGAACTCTTCATCACTCGTCGACGCCCAGATTGGAAAGGCGAAACGGCTCGATCGTACCGGAAGGGACTCGACTCGTTCGAGAACTTCGCCGACGATCACGATCTCGAAACCCTCGACGATCTCGACCTATGGAAAGTCGGGCAATACACCGACTGGTTGGTCCAAACCGATTATGCGCGGGCGACGATCTACAGTAAACAGAAAATGGCCCGTACCTGGCTCAAGTGGCTCGAGTCACAGGGTCTCGTCGACGTTGGAACTCACCTCGCCATCGAAACGCTGCGCCTCGAGGACAGCGAGCAGACCAGCTCGGATATTCTTCGACCGAACACTCTTCGCGAGTTCCTGGAGTTCTATCGCGATTCGATTCAGTGGCGAGCCAAACGATGCCATGCTCTCCTCGAGGTCATCGGTCACACGGGCGCCCGGCGATCGTGTATCCGGGCACTGGATGTCCAGGACTACGACCCGGAGACTCGAACCCTCGAATTCCTCAATCGATCGGAGACTGGAACTCGTCTTAAACGAGGCGATACCCACCAGCGGAAAGTGATTCTCTCGGAGACACCGAACCAGGTTCTCTACGAGTACCTGGAGCGAGAGCGCTACGAAAAACACGATAAGAACGGACGGAAACCGCTCTTCACGAGCACTCGAGGCCGTCCAACGAAGAGTACAATCACGAACTGGCTGTACGAGGCGACGCTTCCCTGTGTAATGCGAGAGTGTCCCCATAGTCGGAAACGCCACACCTGCGAGTGGACGGAGCAATCTCATTCCAGTAAGTGCCCGTCGTCAACGTCTCCCCACCCTGTTCGTCGAGGCAGCATCACGTGGCAGCTGAACATCGGACGTTCGATCCAAGACGTTGCCGATCGAGCTGCAACGACGCCCGACGTGATTCGTCGCTATTACGATCGCCCCGATCTCAATGCAGAGCTTCGTCGACGGATCACGCAGTTCGATGGGATCGACATCTGTGAGCATACAGATCCGACCGACTTTGAGGAGGTGGACGCATGA
- a CDS encoding DUF7289 family protein, which produces MSDEWGQERSTNRPLSRPTRGQSEVIAVVLLIGFVTVGALGVVAVGHSAMGHLESQSHDEAATQSLENAKAELASIQPGEARSLSFSESVEDDITVKPDDGHMTVTLNGESSTYALGTIQYERDGTHLAYQGGGVWEYADGTSRLVSAPNFDVLISESQVTNMRMEVTSLQGVDRSGSDLAIRSTGMNQSARSLPHEVPPGRMEIAIQSSYYEGWAAYFTDQDRIEMNDGDVGSVYVDHENEYVRLVVDVPYEYDIDAGVTSPASGQEIEINNNINMTAYNSAEPDKEIDDMQLQFADDVTINHNTQIEADIMIDGELTLDQNNAEVSGDVYCLDGTTDCVNIKKGSHSGSVYSDDTNLEVLSSTLEINRWQERITATENDNEQTDAIDDGELTGDTIKTPGEYYLTEIGPGDTLEVDLDDEGEVDILVDGDVYFDNEVKLDSVNGHQVNLYITDDEDRSLTIQDTVNKYNNTNDDSTNFWVFAPPGADISFEEGNTKFVGVIYAGNDADEPPAKVTFNNQIDFYGGLVASVEHVEQNTDLHYDDALIEESAGAGGDGEDDSNTTYLELTITDLVVENE; this is translated from the coding sequence ATGAGCGACGAGTGGGGACAGGAACGGAGTACAAACCGTCCCCTATCGAGACCGACTCGCGGGCAATCAGAGGTGATCGCCGTCGTCTTACTAATCGGATTCGTGACCGTCGGTGCTCTCGGTGTCGTCGCAGTTGGACACAGTGCGATGGGGCACCTGGAATCACAGAGTCACGACGAGGCCGCTACGCAGTCTCTCGAGAACGCGAAGGCTGAACTGGCGTCGATACAACCAGGGGAGGCCCGATCGCTGTCGTTCAGTGAATCAGTCGAGGACGATATCACTGTAAAACCGGATGATGGTCATATGACGGTAACGCTGAACGGTGAATCATCCACGTATGCGCTCGGGACGATACAGTATGAGCGTGATGGCACCCATCTGGCATACCAGGGTGGTGGTGTGTGGGAATACGCAGATGGAACCAGTAGACTCGTTAGTGCACCAAATTTCGACGTGTTGATTTCTGAGTCTCAAGTGACAAATATGCGGATGGAGGTCACCAGTCTGCAGGGAGTTGACCGGAGTGGGAGTGACCTCGCAATTCGTTCGACTGGCATGAATCAGAGTGCCCGCTCACTCCCGCATGAAGTGCCCCCAGGCCGGATGGAGATTGCAATCCAGTCATCGTACTACGAAGGTTGGGCAGCGTACTTCACTGATCAGGATAGAATCGAGATGAACGATGGTGACGTCGGCAGTGTTTACGTCGATCATGAGAACGAGTACGTACGACTCGTCGTTGACGTTCCGTACGAGTACGATATCGACGCTGGCGTGACTTCGCCAGCGAGCGGCCAAGAGATTGAGATAAATAATAACATCAACATGACGGCGTACAACTCTGCTGAACCGGATAAGGAGATCGACGACATGCAGCTTCAATTTGCAGATGACGTGACGATTAATCACAATACGCAGATTGAGGCCGATATTATGATTGACGGGGAGTTAACACTCGATCAGAACAACGCAGAAGTTTCTGGTGACGTCTATTGTCTAGACGGAACCACTGACTGTGTAAATATCAAAAAAGGATCACACTCCGGTTCGGTGTATTCCGATGACACCAATCTCGAGGTGCTGTCTTCGACCCTCGAGATCAACCGGTGGCAAGAGCGCATCACGGCCACGGAAAACGATAACGAACAGACCGATGCTATCGACGATGGGGAACTCACCGGCGATACAATCAAAACACCTGGTGAGTACTATCTCACGGAGATAGGGCCAGGAGACACACTCGAGGTTGACCTCGACGACGAAGGTGAGGTCGATATCCTCGTCGATGGGGACGTTTATTTTGATAATGAAGTGAAACTCGATAGCGTCAACGGCCATCAGGTGAACCTCTACATAACGGACGACGAGGACAGATCACTTACGATACAGGATACGGTCAACAAATACAACAACACCAATGATGATTCGACGAATTTCTGGGTATTCGCACCTCCGGGAGCGGACATCTCGTTTGAAGAGGGCAATACAAAATTCGTAGGAGTGATCTACGCCGGAAATGATGCAGATGAACCACCGGCCAAAGTAACGTTCAACAATCAGATCGACTTCTACGGTGGACTCGTTGCTTCTGTCGAACACGTCGAACAAAACACGGATCTCCACTACGACGATGCATTGATCGAGGAGTCAGCCGGCGCTGGTGGTGACGGTGAGGATGACTCAAACACGACCTACCTTGAGCTGACGATCACTGATCTCGTCGTTGAGAACGAATAA
- a CDS encoding DUF5794 domain-containing protein, with protein MSTSQHPIAIRLERLVGGDTRLLALVMALPLVDGIFVALILAGALETTMGAIQVGLLIFGGSATLAVILAEMQGSVRKQIRVVLLVGVPLIVVAAIQAALAPAIGSVIDTVIFERFAALVILAIAAKTASATVGEYLPSPGVIIGLGLLASLDPAGAEFVLMTDTALVANATLAAVVGVAFALGVAISGPYLRAHMDINRFRFGSAVALGLLPLSIMGMAFGQAPLAALVVAALFALDPDTPSDGDVEAQHSAAGTRTDGGTNGADRESTTLEPAGESEGTTEDAPYPSDDTTTTDGRAPWL; from the coding sequence ATGAGCACGTCACAACACCCGATTGCGATTCGCCTCGAGCGACTGGTCGGCGGTGACACCAGGCTTCTCGCGCTGGTGATGGCGCTGCCGCTGGTCGACGGCATCTTCGTCGCGTTGATCCTCGCCGGCGCGCTCGAGACGACGATGGGCGCTATTCAGGTCGGCTTGCTGATCTTCGGCGGGAGTGCGACGCTCGCGGTCATTCTCGCTGAGATGCAGGGATCGGTGCGCAAACAGATCCGTGTCGTCTTACTCGTCGGCGTTCCGCTGATCGTCGTCGCAGCCATCCAGGCGGCCCTGGCACCGGCGATCGGGAGCGTCATCGACACCGTCATCTTCGAACGGTTCGCCGCGCTGGTGATCCTCGCTATCGCAGCGAAAACCGCGAGCGCTACCGTCGGCGAGTATCTCCCGAGCCCTGGCGTCATCATCGGGCTGGGACTGCTCGCCAGCCTCGATCCAGCGGGGGCCGAATTCGTGTTGATGACCGATACGGCACTGGTCGCGAACGCCACGCTGGCGGCCGTCGTCGGCGTCGCGTTCGCCCTCGGAGTTGCCATCAGCGGCCCGTACCTTCGGGCGCACATGGACATCAACCGTTTCCGCTTCGGCAGCGCGGTCGCCCTCGGGTTGTTGCCCCTGTCGATTATGGGGATGGCATTCGGTCAGGCACCGCTGGCTGCGCTCGTCGTCGCCGCACTGTTCGCCCTCGATCCCGATACCCCATCGGATGGCGACGTCGAGGCCCAGCATTCGGCGGCTGGAACGAGAACGGATGGCGGTACGAATGGCGCCGATCGCGAATCCACGACGCTCGAGCCCGCTGGTGAGTCGGAGGGGACTACTGAGGACGCACCGTATCCGAGCGACGATACGACGACGACCGACGGACGCGCCCCATGGCTCTGA
- a CDS encoding PQQ-binding-like beta-propeller repeat protein: MSATTLEAETQIGADHADRFAAEAAHEYEHGCTLTRRQAMQAMAAATATIAASNTVMADDDDEYGVFDTLRESIPTSAKDVYLTSTPIGAAIYMGATAPNVWRETFNTDPTAERISLWHQANNEITWLNNHFINFGNRMEDSRSIASLEARHGMALAWEDGEGANTMHDTAHQRIRQYYELPEFNHFHAGNKALAQLSYLAGAGQNTDPTFEFTAYAEDDEGEFVQCIITDSREHETLTLHDGTVLIEDAFKYIDHLDGQEGDGDFITPVLQFRADDEETVLDESPITQDVIDSWDGDEVTFDLENGTYTTNLRFACTTVSDGDDTLPSQVVFDGPEWLGQHQELKDLSDDVVAWYEYSFVEDIKAELDAGNITPEQVRSPEGMARFLAGTDDVESERFRISWMQQFGFERTDLTEVRGMAVTWNGAIDTVVDTDPDLDDRHVYPNEFVEDQQYSGVVFGDSTTNGMQAGGKYAVGTPVFTGGDGRTQAFDQKGDLLWENTGVAKACSFLWDEERRLLYIGNDQGEIVSLDPVTGEHEVMNDDSTSRNVTGLASDGQILYAVVTTDRDLYAIDLEDHQTEWHQTNVSETYSSISGLELSPDETTLFFVAHNTVRALDASDGTQLWQFDTSDNNNSGQGTLLVDDGTDLGALYAIDHAQIRAVDTEEQAYSETEYTERDVYTFDNHRDRAMYAGVENDRVVRLSLPDLEEEWVASVPDQPQDVTVSPCGTLVYAVTDNGEIQYLDAETGDTLHVAECDNEWEQWVGTWNTSQTLDGSAARAIMFDETITDDEDEVIREGQGQVDLWYGVLEIDEMWDAGGANITHVDDDTLDDIIDLNGTPGDIDTIIDEMDEFDDVSDIKYTRHVLQILEFYDETDATVGEDEGSDVVVIEPDWTEPDYDTFDSTEFVEWMQRVEDMVENLEDEDATDEDDTADDDGDGGGFLAGMSNRAFAGVLALAAVALAALGGDDSRR; this comes from the coding sequence ATGTCTGCAACGACTCTGGAGGCTGAAACGCAGATTGGCGCTGATCACGCCGACCGCTTTGCTGCCGAAGCTGCACACGAGTACGAACACGGCTGCACGCTCACTCGACGGCAAGCGATGCAAGCGATGGCTGCTGCCACCGCGACGATCGCAGCCTCGAACACGGTGATGGCTGATGACGATGATGAATACGGCGTATTCGACACACTGAGGGAATCAATTCCCACTTCGGCAAAAGATGTCTACCTGACTTCGACGCCGATCGGTGCGGCTATCTACATGGGGGCAACCGCCCCGAACGTCTGGCGCGAAACGTTCAACACCGATCCGACTGCTGAACGCATCAGCTTGTGGCATCAAGCAAACAACGAAATAACGTGGTTAAATAACCACTTCATCAACTTCGGAAATCGCATGGAGGATTCGCGCTCGATCGCGTCCCTCGAAGCACGTCACGGCATGGCCTTGGCGTGGGAAGATGGTGAGGGTGCTAACACCATGCACGATACCGCACACCAACGAATCCGCCAGTATTACGAACTTCCTGAGTTCAATCATTTCCACGCCGGTAACAAGGCACTCGCACAACTCTCCTACCTTGCAGGAGCGGGGCAGAATACTGACCCTACCTTCGAGTTCACGGCCTATGCCGAGGACGATGAAGGCGAGTTTGTACAGTGCATAATCACCGATTCGCGGGAACATGAAACACTCACCTTACATGATGGGACTGTCCTAATCGAAGACGCATTCAAGTACATCGATCACCTCGACGGCCAAGAGGGCGATGGCGACTTCATCACGCCCGTTCTTCAATTCCGTGCTGACGATGAGGAAACGGTTCTTGATGAGTCTCCGATCACCCAAGATGTGATCGACTCCTGGGACGGCGACGAAGTGACGTTCGACCTCGAGAACGGTACGTACACGACAAACCTCCGGTTTGCTTGTACGACCGTCTCTGACGGTGACGATACGCTCCCGTCTCAGGTCGTCTTTGACGGCCCTGAATGGCTCGGACAACACCAAGAACTGAAAGATCTTTCTGACGATGTAGTGGCGTGGTACGAATACTCGTTCGTCGAGGACATCAAAGCCGAGCTTGACGCTGGAAACATCACACCTGAACAGGTACGTTCACCCGAAGGCATGGCTCGCTTTCTCGCTGGTACAGATGATGTGGAAAGCGAACGCTTCCGCATCTCGTGGATGCAGCAGTTCGGTTTCGAGCGCACCGACCTAACTGAAGTCCGCGGAATGGCTGTAACCTGGAACGGTGCTATTGACACTGTTGTTGACACCGACCCCGATCTCGATGACCGTCACGTCTACCCAAACGAGTTTGTTGAAGATCAACAATACTCGGGGGTTGTATTCGGAGATAGCACGACCAACGGAATGCAGGCTGGCGGAAAGTACGCTGTTGGAACGCCTGTATTCACTGGTGGCGATGGCCGAACACAGGCGTTCGACCAAAAAGGTGACCTGCTTTGGGAGAACACTGGTGTTGCGAAGGCCTGTAGCTTCCTGTGGGACGAAGAGCGTCGATTGCTCTACATCGGTAACGATCAGGGTGAAATCGTCTCGTTAGACCCTGTAACGGGCGAACACGAGGTAATGAACGACGATTCTACTTCCCGCAACGTAACTGGACTTGCCTCTGATGGTCAAATACTGTACGCTGTCGTCACGACCGATCGTGACCTATACGCAATCGACCTCGAGGATCACCAGACTGAGTGGCACCAAACCAACGTCTCGGAAACGTATTCGAGCATCAGTGGCCTCGAACTGTCTCCTGATGAAACAACGTTGTTCTTCGTTGCTCACAACACGGTTAGGGCACTCGACGCCTCCGATGGCACCCAACTATGGCAATTCGATACCAGTGATAACAACAATTCTGGTCAGGGCACCTTGCTCGTCGATGATGGAACAGACCTCGGTGCTCTCTACGCCATAGACCACGCCCAGATCAGGGCTGTAGATACGGAAGAACAGGCATACTCTGAAACAGAGTACACCGAGCGTGATGTCTACACCTTCGACAACCACCGCGACCGCGCCATGTATGCTGGCGTTGAGAATGACCGTGTCGTTCGACTCTCGCTCCCTGATCTCGAAGAGGAATGGGTGGCGAGCGTCCCCGATCAACCACAGGACGTGACGGTTTCGCCTTGCGGCACGTTAGTTTACGCAGTTACTGACAACGGCGAAATCCAATATTTGGACGCTGAAACCGGCGACACTCTCCACGTAGCTGAATGCGACAATGAATGGGAGCAGTGGGTCGGAACTTGGAACACCTCGCAAACTCTCGACGGCAGTGCTGCTCGAGCCATCATGTTCGATGAGACGATTACCGACGACGAAGACGAGGTAATCCGAGAGGGGCAGGGACAAGTTGATCTCTGGTACGGAGTACTCGAGATCGACGAAATGTGGGATGCTGGCGGAGCCAACATCACACACGTCGACGACGACACTCTCGATGACATCATCGACCTCAATGGAACACCTGGTGACATCGATACGATAATCGACGAGATGGACGAGTTTGACGATGTCTCCGACATCAAGTACACTCGCCACGTCTTGCAGATTCTCGAGTTCTATGACGAAACCGACGCGACCGTAGGTGAAGACGAGGGAAGCGACGTTGTAGTCATAGAACCTGACTGGACGGAACCTGACTACGACACGTTCGATTCCACCGAGTTCGTTGAATGGATGCAACGAGTTGAAGATATGGTCGAAAATCTCGAGGATGAGGATGCCACTGATGAAGACGACACCGCCGACGACGACGGCGACGGTGGCGGCTTCCTCGCAGGAATGAGTAACCGCGCTTTCGCCGGGGTGCTGGCGCTCGCTGCCGTGGCGCTTGCCGCCCTCGGCGGCGACGACTCACGACGCTAA
- a CDS encoding aldo/keto reductase codes for MDSADDITAGDCPRANGMPMLGLGTWQHTDPDQCTRSVKTALEMGYRHIDTAQGYDNEAFVGQGIADAAVDREDIFLATKVATSNLGYDDVLETTRESLEKLGVDAVDLLYVHWPVDSYNAEETLAAFDELYADGLIHNVGVSNFEPRHIEEAVELLDAPIFANQVECHPLLPQEELRAVCDEHDIELVAYSPLARGTLFEVPEIQHVAETHDVTEAQVSLAWLRAKGVTAIPKATSEEHIADNWSSLALELDGGDLEMLDGLEKVHREVDPEFGPWHTDE; via the coding sequence ATGGACTCCGCCGACGACATTACCGCTGGCGACTGCCCACGCGCAAACGGAATGCCCATGCTCGGCCTCGGCACCTGGCAGCACACCGACCCCGATCAGTGTACCCGGAGCGTCAAAACGGCCCTCGAAATGGGGTATCGCCACATCGATACCGCCCAGGGCTACGACAACGAGGCGTTTGTGGGACAGGGGATCGCCGATGCGGCCGTCGACCGGGAGGATATCTTTCTCGCGACGAAAGTTGCCACGTCGAATCTCGGCTACGACGACGTCCTCGAGACGACCCGGGAGAGTCTCGAGAAACTCGGCGTCGACGCGGTCGACCTGCTGTACGTCCACTGGCCGGTCGACTCTTACAATGCCGAGGAGACGCTGGCTGCCTTCGACGAGTTGTATGCCGACGGGTTGATTCACAACGTCGGCGTGAGTAACTTCGAACCGCGACACATCGAGGAGGCCGTCGAGCTGCTCGACGCACCCATCTTCGCCAATCAGGTCGAGTGTCATCCGTTGCTTCCCCAGGAGGAGCTTCGGGCCGTCTGTGACGAGCACGATATCGAACTCGTGGCGTATTCGCCGCTCGCCCGTGGAACGCTGTTCGAGGTTCCCGAAATACAACACGTTGCCGAGACCCACGACGTCACCGAAGCCCAGGTCAGTCTCGCCTGGCTCCGGGCGAAGGGCGTGACGGCGATCCCGAAAGCGACCAGTGAGGAACACATCGCCGACAACTGGTCGTCACTCGCCCTCGAGTTGGATGGTGGGGATCTAGAGATGCTGGACGGACTCGAAAAGGTTCATCGAGAAGTGGATCCGGAGTTCGGGCCGTGGCACACCGACGAGTAG
- a CDS encoding type IV pilin N-terminal domain-containing protein → MRMESKFETEDESSSRAVSPVIGVILMVAITVILAAVIAAFVLDLGQSSGANPSAGYSIDGNGEDMSVQLSNIDRLDSWAAYCDDRPDNLDFEDANVGERFDVNDFSSDDNCDPDSTSDDVTIIGEYNGNEATL, encoded by the coding sequence ATGCGTATGGAAAGCAAATTCGAAACCGAAGACGAATCGTCCAGCCGGGCGGTATCGCCGGTTATTGGGGTTATCCTAATGGTCGCTATTACCGTGATTCTGGCTGCAGTGATTGCGGCGTTTGTGCTGGATCTCGGTCAGAGTTCAGGAGCTAACCCGTCAGCAGGATATTCAATTGATGGAAATGGTGAAGACATGTCCGTTCAGTTGTCTAATATCGACCGTTTAGACTCTTGGGCAGCATACTGTGATGATCGACCCGATAATCTAGACTTTGAAGATGCCAATGTGGGAGAGAGGTTTGATGTTAACGATTTCAGCAGTGACGATAATTGTGACCCAGACTCAACCTCTGATGACGTGACAATCATTGGCGAATACAACGGTAATGAAGCTACGCTGTGA
- the guaB gene encoding IMP dehydrogenase → MANDVPEHEPYSAKLRVPEALTFDDVLLRPKESRVEPDQADLTSRVSKTVEVSVPILSAAMDTVTESEMAIAMARHGGLGVLHRNMNIDQMVESISRVKRADELIIPFDDVVTADPKMTVREVDEMMIREGVGGAPVVNTNGEVLGIISSTDIRPHLEVGENDPVTEAMTDEVITAPKDIDAREAFDLMYEHKIERVPVVDDENLLVGLVTMQGILQRREYKEAARDENGRLRCGVAVGPFEMDRAVAADEAGVDVIFIDCAHAHNLNVVDGAKEIKDAVEADVVVGNVGTREAAEDLVEFADGLKVGIGPGSICTTRVVSGAGMPQITAVAQVADVASEYDVPVIADGGIRYSGDAIKAIAAGADAVMLGSYFAGTDEAPGRVVTMNGKRYKQYRGMGSVGAMKSGDADRYLKEDPEDDEEYVPEGVEAATPYKGTLQSELHQLAGGMQSGMGYVGAETIPAFKARAEFVRVSSAGQAEGHAHDVVITDEAPNYSPSE, encoded by the coding sequence ATGGCGAACGACGTTCCCGAGCACGAGCCCTATTCTGCAAAACTTCGCGTACCGGAGGCACTGACGTTCGACGACGTCCTGCTTCGACCGAAAGAAAGTCGCGTCGAACCCGATCAGGCCGATCTGACCTCACGGGTGTCAAAAACCGTCGAGGTATCGGTGCCGATCCTGTCGGCGGCGATGGACACCGTCACCGAGAGCGAGATGGCCATTGCGATGGCCCGCCACGGCGGACTCGGTGTCCTCCACCGCAACATGAACATCGATCAGATGGTCGAATCGATCTCACGAGTCAAACGCGCCGACGAACTCATCATCCCGTTCGACGACGTCGTCACTGCCGATCCCAAAATGACCGTTCGGGAGGTCGACGAGATGATGATCCGTGAGGGCGTCGGTGGCGCACCAGTCGTCAACACCAACGGCGAAGTGCTGGGGATCATCTCGAGTACGGACATCCGGCCACACCTCGAGGTCGGCGAGAACGACCCGGTGACGGAGGCGATGACCGACGAAGTGATCACCGCACCCAAAGATATCGACGCCCGCGAGGCGTTCGACCTGATGTACGAGCACAAGATCGAACGCGTGCCTGTCGTCGACGACGAGAACCTGCTCGTCGGCCTGGTGACGATGCAGGGGATTCTCCAGCGACGCGAGTACAAGGAGGCGGCCCGGGACGAAAACGGACGGCTCCGCTGTGGGGTCGCCGTCGGCCCGTTCGAGATGGATCGCGCAGTTGCTGCCGACGAGGCGGGCGTGGACGTCATCTTCATCGACTGCGCTCACGCTCACAACTTGAACGTCGTCGACGGCGCGAAGGAGATCAAAGACGCCGTCGAGGCTGACGTCGTCGTGGGGAACGTCGGCACTCGAGAGGCTGCTGAGGATCTCGTCGAGTTTGCAGACGGGCTCAAAGTCGGTATCGGCCCGGGGTCGATCTGTACGACTCGGGTCGTCTCGGGGGCAGGAATGCCCCAGATCACCGCCGTTGCCCAGGTTGCTGACGTTGCCAGCGAGTACGACGTACCGGTGATCGCCGACGGCGGAATTCGGTACTCCGGTGATGCGATCAAAGCGATTGCCGCCGGGGCCGATGCCGTAATGCTCGGGTCGTACTTTGCAGGCACCGACGAGGCACCGGGTCGCGTCGTGACGATGAACGGCAAGCGTTACAAGCAGTATCGCGGCATGGGATCGGTTGGGGCGATGAAATCCGGTGACGCCGACCGGTACCTCAAAGAAGATCCCGAGGACGACGAGGAGTACGTGCCCGAAGGCGTCGAAGCGGCGACACCATACAAGGGGACGCTCCAGTCCGAGCTTCACCAATTGGCTGGCGGAATGCAGTCCGGAATGGGGTACGTCGGCGCGGAGACGATTCCGGCGTTCAAAGCGCGCGCCGAGTTCGTCCGAGTTTCCTCGGCCGGCCAGGCGGAGGGACACGCTCACGACGTCGTCATCACGGACGAAGCGCCGAACTACTCGCCGAGCGAATAG
- a CDS encoding type IV pilin, with protein sequence MNVKSKIDESGEKEKRAVSPVIGVILMVAITVILAAVIAAFVLDLGQSSGANPSAGFSYDQSDNETTIQLNTVDRLDSVTFNVHGDCNDIATDVGHDADPSVGDSWTFPPNDSTTQSCEPDDITIVGEYDGNEATL encoded by the coding sequence ATGAATGTGAAATCCAAAATAGACGAAAGTGGAGAAAAGGAGAAAAGAGCAGTATCACCAGTGATTGGAGTTATACTTATGGTTGCAATTACTGTAATTCTAGCGGCAGTGATTGCTGCCTTTGTACTTGACCTTGGTCAAAGTTCAGGTGCAAACCCATCAGCAGGATTCTCATATGATCAATCGGATAATGAAACAACTATTCAACTGAACACGGTTGACCGTTTAGATTCGGTTACTTTCAACGTCCATGGCGACTGTAACGACATTGCTACAGATGTTGGTCACGATGCAGACCCTAGTGTTGGTGACTCATGGACTTTCCCACCAAATGACTCCACCACCCAATCGTGCGAACCAGATGATATTACTATCGTAGGCGAGTACGACGGGAACGAAGCCACACTGTAA
- a CDS encoding PhiH1 repressor: MTIWDDRILEYLRENDGGTVGELTKSESIRVSNAHVSRRCKKLAEHGFLSPIGNGAYVITEIGEAYLDEEYDAENEVFLEENVTQSEPNATESSNS, from the coding sequence ATGACCATCTGGGATGATCGGATTTTGGAATATCTTAGAGAGAATGATGGAGGAACCGTGGGTGAACTAACGAAAAGTGAGAGTATTAGAGTGTCAAACGCTCATGTATCCCGTCGATGCAAAAAGCTCGCTGAGCATGGGTTCTTGTCCCCGATCGGGAATGGGGCATATGTGATTACAGAGATCGGGGAGGCCTACCTTGATGAGGAATATGATGCTGAGAATGAGGTCTTTCTAGAAGAAAATGTGACGCAAAGCGAACCAAATGCCACTGAGAGTTCGAATTCCTAA